A stretch of Deltaproteobacteria bacterium DNA encodes these proteins:
- a CDS encoding PilZ domain-containing protein, which produces MTAAPSIQPRREDRIAIESVNLPFLGTRIDDMSLFQYLLLDISMHGAKIILPSWVIKRQMLHINDLIDFHLPFLFQGETFNKGGVAWSKWDEDLGGLTCGVRIDVRAPLYYPVFVSFEGKSIDMDLTEFQNSEDLLIRILKDTILLKKGILIYLKHIRPILPRITGFDRATLDELENFLFHDVRTNAEANMASLEKYLGRIGRDACTRSRIQQVFDLEELRMVMEPELEASVWGAAFEQEVMRQYIEAIVTLEKKVFYNYNTLVMIYAHALTRSGPVCTLDEMEAHHETGT; this is translated from the coding sequence ATGACCGCCGCCCCATCCATCCAGCCCCGCCGCGAAGACCGCATCGCCATCGAGTCCGTCAACCTGCCCTTTCTGGGCACCCGCATCGATGACATGTCGCTCTTTCAGTACCTGTTACTGGACATCAGTATGCACGGGGCCAAGATCATCCTCCCCTCCTGGGTCATCAAACGCCAGATGCTCCACATAAACGACCTGATCGACTTTCACCTCCCCTTCCTCTTCCAGGGAGAGACCTTCAACAAGGGCGGCGTGGCCTGGAGCAAATGGGACGAAGACCTGGGAGGCCTGACCTGCGGAGTGCGCATCGACGTCCGGGCCCCTCTCTACTACCCGGTCTTCGTCTCCTTCGAGGGCAAATCCATCGACATGGACCTGACCGAGTTTCAAAACTCCGAGGACCTTCTGATCAGGATTCTCAAGGACACCATCCTTCTCAAGAAGGGCATCCTCATCTACCTCAAGCACATCAGACCAATTTTGCCCCGCATCACCGGCTTTGACCGGGCCACCCTGGACGAACTGGAGAATTTCCTGTTTCATGACGTCCGGACCAATGCGGAGGCCAACATGGCCAGCCTCGAGAAATATCTGGGGCGCATCGGCCGGGACGCCTGCACCCGGTCCCGTATCCAGCAGGTCTTTGATCTCGAGGAACTCCGGATGGTCATGGAGCCCGAACTGGAGGCCTCGGTCTGGGGCGCGGCCTTTGAGCAGGAGGTCATGCGCCAGTACATCGAGGCCATCGTCACTCTGGAGAAGAAGGTCTTCTACAACTACAACACCCTGGTCATGATCTACGCCCATGCCTTGACCAGATCCGGCCCGGTCTGCACCCTGGACGAAATGGAGGCTCACCATGAAACTGGAACGTGA
- a CDS encoding anti-sigma factor antagonist encodes MKLEREDRNGLTVITLATDKLVLANADEFKSQMVDIIRQGGHRLVLDCSGVETIDSRGLGVLISVMKSLGPDGAMALCGLTDHVRKVFGLTKLDQVFSVYEDRESAMEALSRA; translated from the coding sequence ATGAAACTGGAACGTGAAGACCGAAACGGCCTGACCGTCATCACACTCGCGACCGACAAGCTCGTTCTGGCCAATGCGGATGAATTCAAGTCCCAGATGGTCGACATCATCCGCCAGGGGGGCCATCGGCTTGTGCTGGACTGCTCCGGGGTCGAGACCATCGATTCCCGGGGCCTTGGCGTGCTCATCAGCGTCATGAAGAGCCTTGGCCCGGACGGGGCCATGGCCCTGTGCGGCCTGACGGACCACGTCCGCAAGGTCTTTGGCCTGACCAAGCTGGACCAAGTCTTTTCCGTCTACGAAGACCGGGAATCAGCCATGGAGGCCCTGTCCCGGGCATGA